From the genome of Denticeps clupeoides chromosome 4, fDenClu1.1, whole genome shotgun sequence, one region includes:
- the slc25a42 gene encoding mitochondrial coenzyme A transporter SLC25A42 isoform X1, whose protein sequence is MGNGVQERQAALTQGEVLPRHSSSQSEQGFKQGRSVLNSLLSGAFAGAVAKTAVAPLDRTKIIFQVSSARFSAKEAYRLIYHTYLKDGFFSLWRGNSATMVRVIPYAAIQFCAHEQYKRLLGGYYGFQGKALPPVPRLLAGSLAGTTAAMLTYPLDMVRARMAVTPKEMYSNIMHVFVRISREEGLKTMYRGFTPTILGVVPYAGLSFFTYETLKKLHAEHSGRSQPYSYERLAFGACAGLIGQSASYPLDVVRRRMQTAGVTGHTYSTIGGTMREIVSEEGIVRGLYKGLSMNWVKGPIAVGISFMTFDITQIMLRKMQQLGYMR, encoded by the exons CAGGGATTTAAACAGGGTCGCAGCGTGTTGAACTCCCTGCTTTCTGGAGCCTTTGCTGGAGCTGTTGCCAAAACAGCTGTAGCTCCCCTGGACAGAACCAAGATCATCTTTCAAG TGTCTTCAGCTAGATTTTCTGCCAAG gaGGCCTATAGACTCATCTACCACACCTATCTAAAAGATGGTTTTTTCAGTTTGTGGAGGGGTAACTCCGCCACAATGGTGCGTGTCATCCCGTATGCCGCCATCCAGTTCTGTGCCCATGAGCAGTACAAGAGGCTGCTGGGAGGATATTATGGTTTCCAGGGGAA GGCCCTACCCCCAGTCCCAAGGTTACTGGCAGGTTCACTAGCGGGCACAACTGCTGCCATGCTCACATACCCTTTGGACATGGTACGTGCCAGGATGGCAGTCACACCGAAAGAGAT GTACAGTAATATCATGCATGTGTTTGTACGCATCTCTCGGGAGGAGGGGCTAAAGACCATGTACCGTGGTTTTACCCCGACCATACTGGGTGTGGTCCCCTATGCTGGCCTGAGCTTCTTCACCTATGAGACCCTCAAAAAGCTCCATGCAG AGCACTCAGGCCGCTCTCAGCCGTACTCTTACGAGCGACTTGCATTTGGTGCATGTGCGGGTCTGATTGGTCAGTCAGCCTCCTACCCTCTGGATGTGGTTCGCCGGCGGATGCAGACGGCAGGTGTGACCGGCCACACCTACAGCACCATCGGAGGCACCATGCGTGAGATTGTGTCTGAGGAGGGCATCGTCCGTGGCCTCTACAAGGGCCTGAGCATGAACTGGGTCAAAGGGCCTATCGCCGTGGGGATCAGCTTCATGACCTTTGACATCACACAGATCATGCTGCGGAAGATGCAGCAGCTTGGCTACATgcggtag
- the slc25a42 gene encoding mitochondrial coenzyme A transporter SLC25A42 isoform X2, whose amino-acid sequence MGNGVQERQAALTQGEVLPRHSSSQSEGFKQGRSVLNSLLSGAFAGAVAKTAVAPLDRTKIIFQVSSARFSAKEAYRLIYHTYLKDGFFSLWRGNSATMVRVIPYAAIQFCAHEQYKRLLGGYYGFQGKALPPVPRLLAGSLAGTTAAMLTYPLDMVRARMAVTPKEMYSNIMHVFVRISREEGLKTMYRGFTPTILGVVPYAGLSFFTYETLKKLHAEHSGRSQPYSYERLAFGACAGLIGQSASYPLDVVRRRMQTAGVTGHTYSTIGGTMREIVSEEGIVRGLYKGLSMNWVKGPIAVGISFMTFDITQIMLRKMQQLGYMR is encoded by the exons GGATTTAAACAGGGTCGCAGCGTGTTGAACTCCCTGCTTTCTGGAGCCTTTGCTGGAGCTGTTGCCAAAACAGCTGTAGCTCCCCTGGACAGAACCAAGATCATCTTTCAAG TGTCTTCAGCTAGATTTTCTGCCAAG gaGGCCTATAGACTCATCTACCACACCTATCTAAAAGATGGTTTTTTCAGTTTGTGGAGGGGTAACTCCGCCACAATGGTGCGTGTCATCCCGTATGCCGCCATCCAGTTCTGTGCCCATGAGCAGTACAAGAGGCTGCTGGGAGGATATTATGGTTTCCAGGGGAA GGCCCTACCCCCAGTCCCAAGGTTACTGGCAGGTTCACTAGCGGGCACAACTGCTGCCATGCTCACATACCCTTTGGACATGGTACGTGCCAGGATGGCAGTCACACCGAAAGAGAT GTACAGTAATATCATGCATGTGTTTGTACGCATCTCTCGGGAGGAGGGGCTAAAGACCATGTACCGTGGTTTTACCCCGACCATACTGGGTGTGGTCCCCTATGCTGGCCTGAGCTTCTTCACCTATGAGACCCTCAAAAAGCTCCATGCAG AGCACTCAGGCCGCTCTCAGCCGTACTCTTACGAGCGACTTGCATTTGGTGCATGTGCGGGTCTGATTGGTCAGTCAGCCTCCTACCCTCTGGATGTGGTTCGCCGGCGGATGCAGACGGCAGGTGTGACCGGCCACACCTACAGCACCATCGGAGGCACCATGCGTGAGATTGTGTCTGAGGAGGGCATCGTCCGTGGCCTCTACAAGGGCCTGAGCATGAACTGGGTCAAAGGGCCTATCGCCGTGGGGATCAGCTTCATGACCTTTGACATCACACAGATCATGCTGCGGAAGATGCAGCAGCTTGGCTACATgcggtag